The Ptychodera flava strain L36383 chromosome 3, AS_Pfla_20210202, whole genome shotgun sequence region CAAAAACGAGGTTTTGTACCCTTCGCTGAGTTACCAATATCATGCAATAGCAGAGGGTTGAAATGCAGTGTTAGAAAGGATTTTTTTCTGACTAAGAGTCCGCGCTAGTCCCATATGTGCTATACCGCAAATGCTGAcgcctcgaccaatcagatcacagtaTCACCCCTACCCCCTACGTTAGTATCTGCTGTTTTATGGCCATGTCCTTAAGCTTGCCTTTACATAAAAGCTGATGCCGTTTTTCTGAACAGCAACGATTTGCCCATCAATTTTGAATGAGATATGACATTACTTTATTTACCTGGCTTACAGTTGTCAGCAAAGAGCGAGGTGTCGACGTAGTTCCACCCAGTGCATACTATGACGTGATCGTACACCTTGCTGTCTGTGTAGTAGCCCGGGGTCTTCCAGTGAAGAACTAAGTCACGGAAGTGGACAAggatttggtcatttttctcGGCCTTGGACAGCTTCAGCGCCTCGATGCCAAGGTAGGCATGAAGAGACTTCAATTGGTACATGTCCAAAATGGTGTTGTTAATGGCGCGCAAGTCACCtgacaaatgagagagagagagagagagagagagagagagagagagagagagagagagagtgcatAATAGTCCAGTTTACTGGACAGAAAATACTGTGCCCGATTCGCTAGTAAAAAGTACTATTGCTCTAAGAAGGCAGCAAGGCACTGTGGCCTGTATCAGTCCATCGGCGAAAACTGCATGGGATGCTTGACTTATTGCTCAGTCAATGGTCGTAATTTAACTTTTCGGATATATTTATAAtcgataataatgataatagaAATAATAAACAACGGTTTACTATATCGAATAAACAAATGCAAGGGGCAGGCACGCCGAGTATCCTCCTCCCCTCCTCCCCCCGTTCATACTTGACCGCTTGGCTCAGAGATGAGCAGTTAGTTACCATACTGAGCCAAGCAGCCGAGGGACAGAATCGAGGGATGCATGCTGGGCACACCTTCGGCGTACCTATACCCCTTCAATTTCTTCATTTAATATAGTTAATTGACATTTGCAATTTCCATTTGCACACTTTGTTGAGTATAACTCTATTCAAACCGTTGTATTTAGACATTGTGGCGCGTTATGCCGAGCTCCTGTGGGGCCACTGATAGTTGATCGTGATAACCAATTACCATAGAGCAATGCGAATATGGAGACACAGAAACACCTTTCAGTGCATCCACAAATCTTATGACGTCATGGCTGGCACGTGAACAAACATACCGACGATCCCAATCGATGTAACATTGAATAATAGCCCATCATGTCAGGCAGGTTACTGATATGTGCTCAGCATCCATTATATAAACGCGAACCATTCCGTGATCACATTATCGgatatttattgattttgtgTTGGATGTATAATCTTACAAAAGTGATAACAACACTTCCAACCAACCCTCAAATGTTTTTTGCCCATTAATAAGTGACTAATGCATTTTACACTAAGACTAACTGGAAGGGGTCTGTGAATATGGTCGTTACTCAATAATATCTTCTGGTGTTTGCACAACCGTGGACCTACGAGGCACTTGTATAACCTTGACATGAACAATTTGGAGACGAAGTCCGCAGAACATCGTCAACAACTTCATTAATCGTAGGTAACGATAGAGGCATTTTCCCTTGTTTTCTAGTCCGAATCTGGAATGGATTTACCTTTATTGAAGCTTAGTGGCACACCACGGTGAACAAAATTACTCCCAGAGGGGACTTAACAAATATAAACGTGTCTGGTATTCAAAGCGATTTCCAGTTGTGGGCACCGAggctattttttcatgtcaccccttaatggttcccactactgatatatttttgtgtgatcaacatttgtagcaaatctcgtcaaattgtgtgcagtcatttttaatgtatatccgtttttctaaaatcataaattatgcatatgagcaaaaagtatgcaagccacaaccaccaaaaactaatcagttcttgccatttgcttaCTGAATCTatttaccagatttgattctgatctaatcagccgtttttgagatatcggaccaacagacagacagacacatagacagacagagagacagacagacagacatcgctgggacattagctcacgtgtgtgaacacgtgagcaaaaaatcaccGCGGAAATTTAAGAAATTTCGAATTTCACCGTGACGAAGCAGTttctttatcacaaaattttggtaatttgttgctatattttcaaactttgaacagGGACTCACGATTTGTATTgttaatttggtaagagaatggttgaaagtctcATTAAGGAATTTTTTAGCCAAAAAAGTCTCTCACTCTCGAGGTGCATACTGCCTTTAAACAATCGAATAACTgggcacaattttcaaaagaaaacagaagACTTACCATCACGTTAACGTCAATGTCAAAAACAATATGCAAGAGAACCAAGGACTGAGGACTGCTGCTCCAAGAGAATTACTCATCTCTTCTACTGTCTTGTCAAAAATGATTTAGAAAGCGTATTATACAGGCAAACAGCTATCAAGCTTACCTACAAAATGTGTGTTCCAGGCATGTTTTATTGCCCTCCCACCGAAGATATGAATTAAGGCCGCGTGAGGCGCTAGGTGGTTGGCCACTTCAAAAGCACTGTTTCCTCGACCAATGATCAGAACCAGTTTGCCCTCGTACTTCTCCGGGTTGATATCGTGGGTAGCGTAGGTGTCAGCCAGCTCAATTCCAGGCAAATCAGGGAGTTTTTCGGACAGGGCACCAGTCGCCATTATCAAAACCTTGCAGCTGTATTCTCTGCCATCGTTGGCCTTGAGATAAAACAGCCCCTTGGCAGCGCCAGGCCGATCCTCTTTACTGATGTTGACCACTCGAGTGTTGTACCTGACCTTGATTTCCAACTTGATGGCGAAGTCGTTCAAGTACCTGACAATGTCTTCTGCTTTCGGGAACAGGTCGGTAGTGTACTTGGTAAAGAGCAGCGACCGATCGTCAGAAAGCAGAGAGTTCCAGTCGTGTCTCATGTTGTACTCGAATTCTGGGAAGGGATTGAATCTCTTGTTGATGGAAATGAGGAGTCCGTGGCGGGGCTCATGCGTGAAGAAGTGACCGGGTTTGTTGGACGCCTCCAGGATGACATAGTCTCGCTTGGCTTTGTTCATGTAGTGGCCCATCTGGAGACCGGCGGGGccggctccgatgatgatggtTTCGCGATACGCTGGTGAAGGAATTAGCACAATAGGAAGTACATCACAGAGCAAAATGTGAGTAAACAAAGTTGCAAGAGTTACAAAACAAACACGCCcgttttgaaaataacattatAACAACTCAGcagataaatttaaaatttcaatggtgAATATTCGAAGTACAGTCGTGAACGGAATGAAAATCGGTTCGTATGCAACTGGTCATAGATGgtcagttaaggtagtatgcgcctcgaaagtgaaagatttaaaattttgctcaattttactcaaggaatatttcatccactttctttcaaaatcagaataaaaGTCGGGGCCatcgtgtaaattttggtactagagatacaaattacccaagatttaccatccctgtgtaaactctatggagaaaattaaaattttgaatttccgaaaaactaaaacagtagaaagttttcttacagttttaaaatgaaccccaacaagtggtagatcagaaaggaatgtGAGAGTTTGAGAGTCCTAAAATCTGTCCCGAGGcagcgttctaccttaatattaggagacaaaggggggggggggggaggggagatctATCGAATCATAAAGAACACCGTCGCATTGGATTATCATTGGATGCAATTGCTACAGCTaatatgaacacgattggaactaatttgagataatacGATGGTGTTGTAATGTCGATTTTatgtacaaatgttatctcatccacttttcttttctttcatattatacacttgtttttatgagtgatttgagattttgcaacattcagctatatggcacctaacacttttgaaaaaattacaaaatatgaaaatccaatcatccaaattagttccaatcatgtttatGACACCTTCCAGACATCGCTTATTGTCAGTGAAAGTAATGCAAAAAAGTAAGCTTAATTAGCTGACGGAACACTAAGATATCTTGCATCAATAATCGAAGGAAAGTTTCATCCATTTTGGTGGGGTTCTTTCAGCTAATTATCGTCGATTATGAAAGTTTGCTATATGTGCAAAGCATTCATTGGCAGGAGTGAAACTGCTACATTTCTATCACTGTACTGTTCATCACATGAACCGACCCGGATTGTCACCTATGTGACGTAAACAGGACGTACTCGCGCACAGACCGATCTGTCATGATGGATGCCGTGTTCTCACAATGATTACGAAAAGGCGATGCGATAAAACTTAGACATAGAAAGCGTGCCcgacgaaatttcgagtcgctaaagctctAGCAATTGCCTCTAACTGAATTGGTGCCGGGGCTCAACAGACCCGTTGCCAACGGTTTGCTAGCAATGATCCGTCGATCGATCAGCCTGACGGCGCGGCTCCAGTCAATACGAATGTTGTACCTGGCGATAAATCTGAAAGCTACAACCCCAGCGTAATTTCAACTGGATAAGTACTGTACGATCTTCAGAAAAGCTACATAGAGAACACAAAACATCAAATCATTCTAGGAACGAAGATAAACTCACTTCATCatgtcaaaaaaaatcagtaaattctcgatcggatCGAACCTGCAGTGTAGGGCTAGCGAAGGCATCAGCTGCCAGCTGTGGCCTGAACTCTGGCGGAGCGCTGAGGATGTGTCATCGAAAGCCGGTATAAAGAAAACAGAGCTTCCgtcatgtgacaaaaggttgaagGTATCATGTACGGAATATGTGTCACGGTGACTGCAAATGTCCGTAAAAAACGCGTAAGATGTAAACGTTGACAAACGGGTCGGCATTGATGAGTTTACACAGGCGAAGACCGGTGACGGGAGCGTTGTGGCCACAAGCATTCACTACATGTAGTCTGGGTGCCATCGGACAAAGTTTTCGGGCTCGCCGAAATCGTAAGCTTGTGATCTTTTTGAAAGCTACTAGGCCTACACATCCAAAAATAAGAACTACTGTTTCGAGCTCGTTGTTGCATTtccttcataaatatatttgaacatattctaaataactctcgTTACTGTGGCTAGCACGGTGAAACCTCTCTGCCTGATGATGGCCGACTACTGGGTTTTGGCGTCAGGACAGTGCGAGACGATAcaagtcacgtgaccgaatccgcaTGTCTGATTGGTAAAGAAGGCATTCGATGAAAGTTCACAGATCGTAACAATATTTTGCAATCTGTACAATAATTTGGAGCCATCCACATCAAACGAAAAGTAAGAAGACTGTTCGTGTGATAAACATATAATAGCATGTAATATTTCTCTTTTTGATGTCATCGCATGCGAGTGCTTCTCACGGAGCCGTAATACTTCGAGCCGGATATTGTACTACCAATTAAAATGGCCAGTCCGATCAAGTCTCttagggggctcattttgaataaataaagttttcacctaCGATGtactttatttttgtaaaaaactaTCTTCCAAATAGAGGTAACTCAGGAACAGCgtccaatttgaatttcaaaaaccgGGAATATTGggtacatgtaatttgtttctctagtaccaaaatttctACGGCGACTCCAGAtttctatttttgattttgaaagagaatgggaTTGGTCGAAAGTCTGtttaaggaaaatttgagcaaaagtttaagtatttcattttCGGGGCGCGAACTACACTCAGGCTAATGTTAGAATtacctgaaatatgcaaatcgtcAGCTTGTTAAAAAGCTTTCAAAGTATTTACTGttatatatttgcataatcaaTGCAAATAGTAAGTTTCGTCAGTATGTGTGCGGTCTTTCCAGTTATACGTATTATAATCGTAAAAGTTGATTAAATATACTAATGAGCGATGCCATTGTATTAAAAGTGGTACATAACATGAAATATGTCTTAATGCATCTATAATCAATATTTCTTAacatagaatacaagctttgcCCTTTAAACACTAATCAGTTATCGCCATTCCGAAACGAATCAATGGACCACATTTGATACCAATCCAGTAAGTCTTTCTTGAGATATCGcactaacagacagacagagagacagacagacagacaggcacagCTGACAGCAGTACGAGAATAGCTCACTTGTGTACATGTGGACACGTGAGCTAAAGAGCAGTGGCCGTCTTGCAAAAGCAAATTCCCAGCGTCTATAGCCACATTTGAAGTAGCCGCTAAACATGTATTAACTTTTTCTGGCAAAAATACGTTTCCAGTTTTTTTCGAAATATAAGATGGTTAAAACATTTTGCAATCCACGTACAACCGTCAAGACTAGAAAATTAATGCAAAATAATGCCTTCGAAATACCTGTCGAATAAAAAGTATAACGATCAAAACCTCCTTACTTGGCATTCTGAGCAGATGATAATTCCGAACTGTGAGAACTTAATCCTACAACCACGTCATCAAGTTGTCCTCAGCTAGTTTGAGTCTCACTGCAACTGGCCGCAGCTTCAAATACATTTAAGTACCTTCATTGTGACACTGGGTCGAGAGGCTACACGTGCGCCTGCCAATCACTTGGTCACTCAGACCACGCGGGTATTGATGAGATGGATAAGTTTAGGGTACGGGGCGTTCATCTCGGTCAATATGGTAGCTAAACGTCAGAAAAGGGGAGTTCGTGTGTTTGTCTGCAGTGTCCAACACTAGAATTAAAATGTGTAACGTTAACGTTACAATTTCTACATACATAACCGATATGAGCTTGTTACAGCTTGCTGtcgattttcagatttataccAATAGCAATGAGAAATACTCGTATGAACTTAGGAAAACAATGCTTCGCCGGTAAAAGTTAGACCTTTACGTTGTGTGCAGGGATTTGTCTGGTCGTTTGTCAGTTAAACCCAAAACGCAAAACTTGAAAATAGGAAGCATGTACCACTTTGATTTTCGACGTAGAGATGTCTGGTGAGCGCCCGTTAATGACCCTcatggccgtgtgttaccagaaacacatcgctccCCTCGGCTACAGGgcttggagggggggggggggggggtactggCTTTTCTGCCGAACAGCAATGCTCGGCTGGTCACCAACTCCTCAGACCTTTATGCAGGTGGGCCATAACTGTGTGAACTAGTGCGGTACTTGATATTACGCTTTTTTGCTAACTTGTGTTCATGCCAATAGAACGCCTACTGTGGGACAGCTGGTGATGCACTCCATTCTTACATTTCTAAATacataaccagatatgaactgaaaatgctcacgtgtttatttatatatttgcagttatgtgtaaatttgaacctagactatacatgtttgcaacttcattaaaagtgttatgatcaacattatGAACAATACTCACCGCAGATTAACTGTAAAGATCATTAAGCATTAAAATGtacaattggctgaaataaaaagaattaatttctttgactgctgtcattgtatcaccactttctATAGCAAGTGAAATTACCTTtgatcaagtccttcaagctatatatgccaaattgtgaaagctcatgagatatgtaaattatcaattagctgacatgaaaatgcgaaatgactttcaatatcagTATAACTTGGTATAATCATCAacgtacatagcatgttttgtcaactttgatcaagtaaatccaagtatatttccctaattaggaaagttcattaaatatgcaaataatgaattggctgaagtaaaaatcttAATGACTTTCTAAATTGTACTATCATGGtaactttaatgtacatagcaagtttcgtcaactttggtctgatcaattcaaataaatatccttaggaaagttcattaaatatgcaaataaggaattggctgaagcaaaaatgcttaatacctttcaataatgttatatcatggtatctgtaatGTACACAGCAAATTTCATcgattttggtcatgtaaattgaAATCTATTTCcccaatttcaaaagttcattcaatatgcaaattaggagttgaatgaagtaaaatgcttaatgactttcaagaatgttgtatcatagtatcttcaaaatATATAGCAAGCTTGATCAACTTTGGTCGactcaattcagatatatcactaattaggaaagttaattttatatgcaaattaggaattggctgaagtggaaatgcttaatgactttcataatgttaaatcatagtatcttcaatatacataccaagtgtCGTCaatttgatcgagtaaattcagatatatattcctaattaggaaattttattacatatgcaaattagcatttatctttcatgtcattccttgataactttcacagctgatatatcttgatgtgatcaacatttgtagcaaatctcaccAAATTGTGTGCATTCGTTCTAAGTGTATAGTTCTtcccatttgcaaactgaatctctGCATTAGATTTGATCCTGATCTGATGAGCCTTTTTTGAGATATcaagcacacagacagacagacagacatcactgggacattagctcacgtgtgtgaacatgtgagctaaaactGCACACAAACACGTAGACAGTCTTCGGACGGAATTCGAAGTCAGTCTTACGGCAAATTCGCCAGCCAAGGGTGTTCTCATTTGGGCCTGTATCCGATCCTCCCTCAAAACAACCATAAGCTTACTCCTGACTTAACCTGAGCGATGGACTTAAAGTACCTACCTAGGGGAGCAGAACATGTTTAACTCAACTACCACGCAAAGCGCTGTTTACAAAAAAGTGAAGGTTATGGACGCAATACGCGAGGCTGGAGCTCAAAATGGCCAAAGTGGCAAAAGTAGCTCATGTCATGTTGATCGTTGGACTTTAAAAACTTTCCTATGTCTTACGATATTATGCTAAGGTCGTAGGAAAACAGACTTTTAACAAAACCCAAGATTCATACCTGTAACTTAAAAATTCGTGTCTGTACTCGCGCAATATTAGTaggtattgtatgtatgtatatatgtatgtatgtatgtatgtatgtatgtatgtatgtatgtatgtatatgtatgtatgtatgtatgtatgtatgtatgtatgtatgtatgtatgtatgtatgtatgtatgtatgtatgtatgtatgtatgtatgtatgtatgtgtgtgtgcgtgcgtcacGTGCGTGTGAGTGCGTGCGTGTAtgttgcatgtatgtatgtatgtatgtatgtatgtatgcatgcatgcatgcatgcatgcatgtatgtatgtatgtatgtatgtatgtatgtatgtatgtatgtatgtatgtatgtatgtatgtatgtatgtatgtatgcatgtatgcacgcacgcacgcacgtatgtgtctgtctgtctgcctgcctgtctgtgtaaaatattgaagtgtgtcagtctgtctgtctgtaaatCAGTGCCCCAAACTTGAAAACCACAGCACAACAATACTCATGGTTGGCCCAATAAACAGTGTGGTGAGGACTGGGATGATGTCAGGCCAGACCTAAGATTTCGTAGAGAcccattaaaatttaaaaacaaatccCATTCGAAATGTTCAAAAGTTTTCGGGGAATGTCATCATAAAACGGGCCAAATGTTATATTCTGTGCCTTCATTGTAACGTTTGGGGTGTTTTCCGCTATTTTTATCCTGTAAAAATTAACTTAATTTCACTACTGTCATTATCGATCGAAATCCCTGGTTTTCAACTTGCATGGTGCTTTTGCTTACTAACTTCTAGCCTAGACTAGAAATAACCTGTCAACCGTATAAAAGACAACTGTACATTGTGCACATTGCATGGTATTGGCAATTCGCTAAATTCTTTTCACCAGGTGAATCTGTAGTTCGAATCCTATCAGGAAATTACCTGAATAGGCCTGTGCATGAACAAAGGCAAGCCAGATTATGGCAGTTTACAAATCCGGTCACTTTTTCTCCCATGAACATCGAAATTGTCTTCTCATTTCCACCATAGAGACTTGTATTCGGATGTTAGTGGACAAGAAATGTGCTTGATTGATCTTGTAACTCGTCGAAAAGCCTAGTTCGGACATAAACTTCGAACAAGTACTAGTCACAATTTATTTCTGGCAAATAGGATATGGTATCATATCAGTGTATTGAGTTAAGCACGCCTTAAAGAGTGTCTTGAATGACAGTGTTGATGTACTGTTGAAATAAATACAGCCGCCTTCAGTTTACACTTTGCActtggttcaggacatgaattATAGCTTTCTTGCAAGAGGTTGTATAACATACACATAACCCCTACCCTCCCAAAACTGATTGAACGATCATTGTTGCCGCGAATGACGGCAATCACCGGCGGTTACCTGCTAAAATTTTTTATGAAAGACAAATAAGCGATCATTAATTTCATGGTTTAGATGCGGTGCTAAGTGAGTAGGCAGGGCTTTGGAAATGCAAAGTAAGTTATTGCCACATGCGCCGTAAAGGCCACGGACCTCTAATCTGGAATAGAATACATCGATCACAACTTTGCACCGTGTTTGTCCACACAGTAACTTTTTAAAGAGGGTGCTACAGAAAAGGAGGAACTTTCTTACAACCCTTTGAAGAGATGACTTTGGTGAATTGCAATAGGGTTTGGCGCACCTGTATATCATTGGGTAACAGAGAGTAAAAAGGTGCCCTACAGAAAGCTCAAACCTGAAATGGTAGAACACTTCACGGCATTTATTTCTACGAAACGGGCAatcgtttttccagtacttttgtCACTGATTTTCATTACAAAAAGCTGCCGGCAATGGTGTTTGTTTCTTTGCGATTGGTAAGGGTGCCATGGAAGACTATTTTTGTTAGGAGAGTGGAAAACTAGTGGGTGTATAAGGAGAATCTTCAAATCATAGAATTGTTTTGTTGCTCCCTGAGTCATAGCTTCAGTatcttgaaaaatacaattaaatACTGTCTTTTGTGTAAAACACACGTCAACATTGCACAGAGCCGGTCATGTGGCTGTCTATACTCACGGCATGTACATTCGCCATATTCGCCATCAGATCGCGTTAAATTTAAATTAAGCTCTTTCCGAGTGGATATCAAAAGCTGCTGTACCTACTCGTCTAAGAAAAAATCGGCGATCAAATCCTCTCAATGTCATATATATCACTATTGAAATGCATTTCTCTGTTGGAACAAAGACAGGCAGTCCACTCTTTGATGCGAAAACTTGATGACAGTAATCCAAGATGCTTTAATGAAAGTTGCCGCTCGCAAACTTTAAATCGTAAATGTGCATTTCTCCTTTTATGATTTTTCGGAGATTATTTCCCCTGTGTATTGAATTGATTTGGGTGTCGGACTTGTCCCCAAATTAGGATTATTAGGatcaaaaaactttaaaaaaattgtccTTGTCTTTTCATGTCACACCTTCCATAACATTTCCATCACGTGCTATGTCCGATTTGGGAGATATCTTCGAAACTCCTATTGTCTGTCTAACTCTGGTTATCTTTCGACATGACAATCCATAATTTATTACTAAAGTTCTAACATACCAGAACCTTTTCTTCTATCAAGACCTTAAAGAGAGGCTGTTTTGGAGAATGAAGTCACGCGAGCTCAAGagtttattttaaatatgtttTTGCAATTATGCTTCTTTGTATAACCCACTGCACTGTAGGTGTCACCAGACGTTATCGACGGAGCGTAAAATGTGCAAACTGAATGCCTATTGATTAAGGCGAATGCACCTTTATGATAAATGTTCTGAATCTTTAGTTTTACAAACAATTCTGATCTGCCGATCTGAAGTTGAAACCAGCATTAATAAATGCGCTCCTTTTCAAGCTGTCAGAATGAATAAAACTTTAAACGTCTTATTATCgtgaaaataagaaaattcaCTTTGTTCCATAGAGTCAAAACacgggtggcggccattttcaatttccaatctCTGATGGCATTTCACTTTAACCAACATAGTGTTTGAAAGCAATATTCTTATTAAAGGTCACATGAAAACCCGCTTATGCTACCTTTTTCAAAAAGCGGAGAATC contains the following coding sequences:
- the LOC139129998 gene encoding FAD-dependent oxidoreductase domain-containing protein 2-like, with amino-acid sequence MPTYRETIIIGAGPAGLQMGHYMNKAKRDYVILEASNKPGHFFTHEPRHGLLISINKRFNPFPEFEYNMRHDWNSLLSDDRSLLFTKYTTDLFPKAEDIVRYLNDFAIKLEIKVRYNTRVVNISKEDRPGAAKGLFYLKANDGREYSCKVLIMATGALSEKLPDLPGIELADTYATHDINPEKYEGKLVLIIGRGNSAFEVANHLAPHAALIHIFGGRAIKHAWNTHFVGDLRAINNTILDMYQLKSLHAYLGIEALKLSKAEKNDQILVHFRDLVLHWKTPGYYTDSKVYDHVIVCTGWNYVDTSLFADNCKPATKKEGKYPLLKTNWESDNVENLFFMGTSMQANDRKAASGFIHGFRYNVRTMHRMMEERYQNVPYPVKLLERDVSSIADLIIERTSVEAGIYQLNTFMGDIIIVPEDPNER